One region of Oryza glaberrima chromosome 7, OglaRS2, whole genome shotgun sequence genomic DNA includes:
- the LOC127778331 gene encoding SNF2 domain-containing protein CLASSY 1-like, which yields MLKGPVDHRSHPISATPFEVFYDGSWHGVNCIRIRNGNLFVKFIYSGSTVEHNVDGDCLRLRSRRATCSDCSNVLKPGVDVCVQSSHTPEASSQGGTNASVLLRHDARLITIKKNHQEDKCLCLFVVILYKNQCPGNAEKVITDRRAEVVTINDIFLLQKLQPEIHEGSMKWSFSKDRLSLNKGRLISARFSSEITHLIVLSILRGMEFNIKLVEGQIVYQIIKGDQAQWNLDSMAIPPGFGNTMEIISFQLRDEALRPTITNIPITHVKKNNITEDMRFTVKSEMDSELDRALDVEILYEHVDLRRSKRLKTQPDRFTSYDTPRFLSGYKKKEASSSPTKHVRGAVHCDSPVDDSKKEVESCCVEIPGNVTQKQTGVHSPMVDEKSNSPEGQHKNTTKRTTCSLVKEKASSQEGQHEKTTKRTTCALPVKEKASSPEGQHKNTMKRTTCSLPVKEEPSSVEIEEKSSKEQSAPEFHIPRTPAQNKEKHNRPPFSCKPKLFTSSGTLGVNSEPAFCQKVGGKRKRHMCEREYKQMIDQCIGNIESEMERDSMFNFDANMMNYVQHSYREEDFTWPPSADNQEVEEDELEELWKEMDYSLTTLALLEQKQVMAQSRINMLVDNFDGLRLDCLTLTDDYRCYYQKKEKFAESGSVNESTDYFGKVGGIPCHHECILDEELGLACRLCNVVCTEAKDIFPEMFNGNDYKDRPGCSNICLDDDILDPSLLANLAPELSELKNSGNVWSAISDLDPKLLPHQRKALDFLWKNLAGSIQVEGMDNSNVSTGGCVIAHTPGSGKTLLLISFLVSYMKAHPRSRPLVLTPKAAIHTWKREFEKWGISLPLHVFHHANRSGKPLGAMDSKLRSLLNNFHRPTWTNMRLMDSLDKLFKWHAHPSVLLMTYSSFLGMTKQDSKVRNRYREFIAEVLMNNPGLLILDEGHNPRSNKSKLRKLLMKVKTEFRILLSGTAFQNNFEEYFNTLCLARPRFIGDIMSELVPERKRETVGRRAKHQEAVARRAFVEKVGQKIESDNKHIRSDGISLLNKLTRGFIDSFEGAKLINLPGIHVYTVFMKPTDIQEEMLAKVTMPKLGSSRFPLEVELLITIGSIHPWLIKTTKAVSTFFSPAEVKKVERYKRDFAAGCKAKFVIDLLHKSSFRGERVLIFCHNVSPITFLVKLIEMVFGWRLGEEVLVLQGDQELPVRSDVMDKFNGDSAGKRKVLIASTTACAEGISLTGASRLVMLDSEWNHSKTRQAIARAFRRGQERTVYVYLLVASGTWEEEKYNSNRRKAWMSKMVFLGRYVDDSSQNRVTDIDDEVLKELADEDHTGTFHMIVKQD from the exons ATGCTCAAGGGACCTGTGGACCATCGGAGCCATCCCATCAGTGCAACTC CATTTGAGGTGTTTTATGATGGATCATGGCATGGGGTAAATTGTATAAGGATAAGGAACGGCAACCTGTTTGTTAAATTTATCTACTCTGGATCAACAGTCGAGCATAATGTTGATGGGGATTGTCTACGCTTACGGTCGAGAAGGGCGACTTGTTCTGATTGCTCAAATGTTCTCAAGCCAGGTGTTGATGTCTGTGTGCAGTCATCTCATACACCCGAAGCAAGTTCACAAGGAGGAACAAACGCTTCT GTGTTACTGCGTCATGATGCAAGGCTTATCACAATCAAGAAGAATCATCAAGAAGATAAGTGTCTCTGCTTGTTTGTTGTTATACTCTACAAGAACCAGTGTCCTGGCAATGCAGAAAAGGTGATAACTGATAGAAGAGCAGAGGTAGTAACCATAAACGATATTTTCCTCCTGCAAAAGCTTCAACCTGAGATCCATGAAGGAAGCATGAAATGGAGTTTTTCAAAGGATCGCCTCTCTCTTAATAAAGGCAGGCTAATAAGTGCTAGATTCTCCTCAGAAATTACACATCTGATAGTCTTGTCGATCTTGAGGGGAATGGAATTCAACATCAAATTGGTAGAAGGCCAGATCGTTTATCAAATAATCAAAGGAGATCAAGCACAATGGAATCTTGATTCCATGGCCATCCCTCCAGGCTTCGGGAATACAATGGAGATAATATCATTCCAATTGCGTGATGAGGCCTTGCGCCCAACAATCACAAATATCCCTATCACTCATGTGAAAAAGAACAATATCACAGAAGACATGAGATTCACTGTGAAGAGTGAAATGGATAGTGAACTGGATAGGGCATTAGATGTTGAGATCTTGTATGAGCATGTGGATCTGAGGCGTTCAAAGCGCTTGAAGACTCAGCCAGATCGCTTTACAAGTTACGATACACCTAGGTTCCTTAGTGGCTACAAGAAGAAAGAAGCAAGTTCATCACCCACCAAGCATGTAAGGGGAGCTGTGCATTGTGATTCACCGGTAGACGATTCCAAAAAAGAAGTAGAATCATGCTGTGTAGAGATTCCAGGGAATGTTACACAGAAGCAAACAGGTGTACACTCTCCCATGGTCGATGAAAAGTCAAACTCTCCAGAAGGACAGCATAAGAACACAACTAAGAGAACTACATGCTCTCTTGTGAAGGAAAAAGCAAGCTCTCAAGAAGGACAGCATGAGAaaacaacaaagagaactaCATGCGCTTTGCCTGTGAAGGAAAAAGCAAGCTCTCCAGAAGGACAGCATAAGAACACAATGAAGAGAACTACGTGCTCTTTGCCTGTGAAGGAAGAGCCAAGCTCAGTGGAAATAGAGGAGAAAAGCTCAAAAGAGCAAAGTGCACCGGAGTTTCACATTCCACGGACACCTGCACAGAATAAAGAGAAGCATAATCGTCCTCCTTTCTCATGTAAGCCGAAGCTATTTACTTCATCAGGCACCCTTGGTGTTAACTCTGAACCAGCATTCTGCCAAAAGGTGGGCGGGAAAAGAAAGAGGCACATGTGCGAGAGAGAATACAAACAAATGATTGACCAATGCATAGGAAACATTGAGAGTGAAATGGAGAGGGACTCTATGTTTAACTTCGATGCCAATATGATGAATTACGTTCAGCATTCTTATCGAGAAGAGGATTTTACATGGCCACCTTCTGCTGATAAccaagaggtggaggaggatgaGCTTGAAGAACTGTGGAAAGAAATGGATTATTCACTGACGACATTAGCACTTCTTGAGCAAAAGCAG GTGATGGCTCAAAGTAGGATAAACATGCTGGTGGATAATTTTGATGGGTTGAGGCTGGATTGTTTAACTTTGACGGATGATTACAGATGCTattatcaaaaaaaagaaaag tttgcaGAGTCAGGATCAGTTAATGAGAGCACCGATTATTTTGGAAAAGTTGGAGGAATACCATGCCATCATGAATGCATACTGGATGAGGAGCTTGGACTAGCATGCAGATTATGCAATGTTGTATGCACTGAGGCAAAGGATATATTTCCAGAAATG TTCAATGGAAATGACTACAAGGACAGACCTGGATGCAGCAATATTTGCCTTGATGATGATATACTTGATCCTTCTCTTCTTGCAAACTTGGCACCAGAGTTGTCAGAATTGaagaactcagggaacgtgtggaGTGCAATATCTGATCTTGATCCAAAGCTGCTTCCTCACCAGAGAAAAGCACTAGATTTCCTGTGGAAAAATTTGGCGGGGTCGATACAGGTTGAAGGAATGGATAACTCAAATGTCAGTACAGGTGGCTGTGTGATAGCACACACTCCTGGATCTGGGAAAACACTGCTGCTTATCTCATTTCTGGTGAGTTACATGAAAGCTCACCCAAGAAGCCGGCCATTGGTCCTTACTCCAAAAGCTGCAATTCATACATGGAAGAGAGAATTTGAGAAATGGGGCATTTCACTTCCTTTACATGTGTTCCACCATGCTAACAGAAGTGGCAAGCCGTTGGGGGCAATGGATTCTAAACTGCGGTCGTTATTAAATAATTTTCACAGACCAACCTGGACAAATATGCGCCTTATGGATTCTTTGGACAAACTATTCAAGTGGCATGCACATCCAAGCGTCCTCCTCATGACATACTCATCTTTCTTAGGGATGACGAAACAAGACTCAAAAGTGCGAAACCGATACCGAGAATTTATCGCAGAAGTCCTGATGAACAACCCTGGACTCTTGATTCTTGACGAGGGGCACAACCCAAGAAGCAACAAGTCCAAGTTGAGGAAGCTGCTGATGAAGGTGAAGACTGAGTTCAGAATCCTCTTATCTGGCACGGCCTTCCAGAACAACTTTGAAGAGTACTTCAACACCCTATGTTTGGCCAGACCTCGGTTTATCGGTGATATCATGAGTGAACTAGTGccagagaggaaaagagaaacAGTTGGCAGGAGAGCCAAACATCAAGAAGCAGTGGCACGCCGCGCCTTTGTGGAGAAAGTGGGGCAGAAGATTGAGTCTGACAACAAACATATCAGAAGTGATGGTATCAGTTTGCTAAACAAGCTTACTCGTGGATTCATAGATTCATTCGAGGGAGCGAAGCTGATCAACCTTCCAGGGATACATGTGTATACCGTGTTCATGAAGCCCACGGACATTCAGGAGGAGATGCTGGCAAAGGTAACAATGCCCAAGCTCGGGTCGTCCCGGTTCCCTCTAGAGGTTGAGCTGCTCATCACGATTGGCTCCATCCATCCTTGGCtcataaaaacgacgaaggcCGTCAGCACCTTCTTCAGTCCAGCCGAAGTGAAGAAGGTTGAGAGGTACAAGCGAGACTTCGCGGCGGGGTGCAAGGCCAAATTTGTGATCGATCTGCTGCACAAGTCGTCGTTCAGAGGGGAGAGGGTGCTGATATTCTGCCACAACGTGTCCCCGATCACGTTCCTGGTGAAGCTGATAGAGATGGTGTTCGGGTGGCGGCTCGGGGAGGAGGTGCTGGTGCTTCAGGGTGATCAGGAGCTGCCTGTCCGGTCCGATGTGATGGACAAGTTCAACGGCGACAGCGcggggaagaggaaggtgcTGATCGCGTCGACAACGGCATGCGCGGAGGGGATCAGCTTGACAGGCGCGTCGAGGCTGGTGATGCTGGACTCGGAGTGGAACCACTCCAAGACGAGGCAGGCGATCGCGCGGGCGTTCCGGCGTGGGCAGGAGAGGACGGTGTACGTCTACCTCCTGGTGGCATCTGGGAcatgggaggaggagaagtaCAACAGCAACAGGAGGAAAGCTTGGATGTCCAAAATGGTCTTCCTGGGACGCTATGTTGATGATTCCTCGCAAAACCGTGTCACTGACATCGATGATGAGGTCTTGAAGGAGCTTGCCGATGAAGATCACACCGGCACCTTCCATATGATTGTCAAGCAAGACTGA
- the LOC127779620 gene encoding eukaryotic translation initiation factor 2 subunit alpha homolog: MPNLECRMYEAPFPEVETAVMIQVKHLAELGAYVSLLEYNNIEGMILYSELSRRRIRSIPSLIKVGRQEPAVVLRVDHDKGYIDLSKRRVSHHDRRTCEDRYSKSKFVHSIMRHLAETLHLDLEPLYHRIAWPLYRTYGHAFDAFKLIVADPDAAILDSLTYDLTETGPDGQEVTKTLPAVTPEIKDALIKNIRRRMTPQPHKIHADIDMKCFQYDGVLHIQEAMRKAEAAGNKDCPVKIKLVAAPLYVLTTETLDKHQGISVLNNAIKACGETIEKHKGKLVVKEAPRVVSEREDRLFMDDIEKLKIANEEVDGDEDSEEDTGMGDVDLTKTGVGSQ, translated from the exons ATGCCGAACCTGGAGTGCAGGATGTACGAGGCGCCGTTCCCGGAGGTGGAGACGGCGGTGATGATCCAGGTGAAGCACCTCGCCGAACTGGGCGCCTACGTCTCGCTGCTCGAGTACAACAACATCGAGGGCATGATCCTCTACTCCgagctctcccgccgccgcatccgctcCATCCcctccctcatcaaggtcgGCCGCCAGGAGCCCGCTGTCGTCCTCCGCGTCGACCACGACAAGGGCTACATCGACCTCTCCAAGCGCCGGGTCTCCCACCACGACCGCCGCACCTGCGAGGACCGCTACAGCAAGTCCAAGTTCGTCCACTCCATCATGCGCCACCTCGCCGAAACCCTCCACCTCGACCTCGAGCCGCTCTACCACCGCATTGCCTGGCCGCTCTACCGCACCTACGGCCACGCCTTCGACGCCTTCAAGCTCATCGTCGCCGACCCCGATGCTGCTATCCTCGACTCGCTCACCTACGACCTCACGGAGACTGGTCCCGACGGCCAGGAG GTGACTAAGACCCTGCCTGCTGTCACCCCAGAGATCAAGGATGCCCTTATTAAGAACATAAGGAGGAGAATGACGCCACAACCGCACAAGATACATGCTGATATCGACATGAAATGCTTCCAATATGATGGTGTTCTCCACATTCAG GAAGCCATGAGGAAAGCTGAAGCAGCTGGAAACAAGGATTGCCCTGTGAAGATCAAGCTAGTCGCTGCCCCGCTTTATGTCCTGACCACTGAAACTCTTGACAAG CACCAAGGGATCTCAGTCCTTAACAATGCGATAAAAGCTTGTGGCGAGACAATTGAAAAACACAAGGGGAAATTGGTGGTAAAGGAAGCGCCTAGAGTT GTgagcgagagagaggatagGCTGTTCATGGATGACATAGAAAAGCTGAAAATAGCCAATGAAGAAGTTGATGGTGATGAGGACAGCGAAGAGGACACAGGCATGGGCGATGTAGATCTTACAAAGACCGGCGTTGGTTCGCAGTGA